A DNA window from Aestuariispira ectoiniformans contains the following coding sequences:
- the purN gene encoding phosphoribosylglycinamide formyltransferase: MSKLKVAVAVSGGGSNLQALIDACSNPDFPAEIVTVLANRPQAYGLERARQAGIPTVLIDHTEFDDRESFDAELDKALRATGADLICLAGFMRILTDDFVRGWEGRMINIHPSLLPKHRGLHTHQRAIEAGDAYHGCTVHYVCPELDAGPLIIQAKVPVEPGDTPDSLAARVLTREHVIYPQALQWIAEGRVEITGDTALVDGQPGPVILDWDA, encoded by the coding sequence ATGAGCAAGCTGAAGGTCGCGGTTGCGGTCTCTGGCGGAGGTTCCAATCTGCAGGCGTTGATCGACGCCTGCAGCAATCCCGATTTTCCGGCGGAAATCGTCACCGTTCTGGCCAACCGTCCTCAGGCTTATGGCCTGGAACGGGCAAGACAGGCGGGAATTCCGACAGTCCTGATCGACCATACGGAATTCGACGACCGGGAAAGCTTTGACGCCGAACTGGACAAGGCACTTCGCGCCACGGGTGCGGACCTGATTTGTCTGGCCGGTTTCATGCGTATTCTGACGGATGACTTTGTCCGTGGCTGGGAAGGCCGGATGATTAATATCCACCCCTCCCTGCTGCCGAAACACCGGGGGCTGCATACGCACCAACGTGCCATCGAGGCAGGCGACGCCTATCACGGATGCACGGTTCATTATGTGTGCCCGGAACTGGATGCAGGCCCGTTGATCATTCAGGCAAAAGTGCCGGTCGAGCCGGGTGATACGCCTGATAGCCTGGCGGCCCGTGTTCTGACGCGCGAACATGTTATTTATCCGCAGGCCTTGCAGTGGATCGCTGAAGGACGTGTTGAAATCACAGGCGACACAGCATTGGTGGATGGGCAACCAGGACCTGTAATACTGGACTGGGACGCCTAA
- a CDS encoding DUF2066 domain-containing protein, whose translation MLLVPVQRFFALFLVGTTLFLGVTTARAEDSVYQVNGVGVDITAGNEAEAKAKGIARAKQLAFDRLLARVTLQEARAGIPSIDSKSLEPMIYGVSIASEKMSRGQGHYLARINVSFLPDAVRKWLQTNQVSYAETKSKKLVILPVLQEGAANRLWDDGNSWLNAWGQLALDGGLVPVVLPLGDLSDIATISASQALEGDQARLDAIAQKYGADGVLLTVAQPRLNDAGEIAQLTVSSRVYAAGWSQSAYNQSAKAQEGQDAQALMGYSVQRVLASIEDDWKRRNLIDYSGDRNKMVVTVPLQSLNDWVTLRNALDRLAVVDHYVLENLSTTQAVVALDYLGTTDQLQTALAQADMNLHYDTVEQRWTLALH comes from the coding sequence ATGCTGCTAGTACCGGTTCAACGCTTTTTCGCACTATTTCTTGTCGGGACGACCCTCTTTCTGGGCGTCACAACGGCCCGGGCAGAGGATTCTGTCTATCAGGTAAATGGTGTGGGGGTGGATATTACCGCAGGTAACGAGGCGGAAGCAAAGGCCAAGGGCATCGCGCGCGCCAAGCAGCTTGCGTTTGATCGTTTGCTGGCACGCGTGACGCTTCAGGAGGCCCGCGCAGGGATTCCGTCCATTGATTCCAAAAGCCTGGAGCCGATGATCTACGGGGTGTCGATTGCATCGGAAAAAATGTCTCGTGGCCAAGGGCACTATCTGGCGCGGATCAATGTGAGCTTCCTGCCGGATGCGGTTCGCAAGTGGCTGCAGACCAATCAGGTGTCCTATGCCGAAACCAAAAGTAAGAAACTGGTCATCCTGCCCGTGTTGCAGGAAGGTGCTGCCAACCGCCTTTGGGATGATGGCAATAGCTGGTTGAACGCCTGGGGGCAACTGGCGCTGGATGGTGGGCTGGTGCCCGTCGTGCTGCCGCTGGGGGACCTGAGTGATATCGCAACAATATCGGCCAGTCAGGCTCTGGAAGGTGATCAGGCGCGGCTCGACGCCATTGCACAAAAATATGGGGCGGACGGGGTGTTGCTGACAGTGGCACAGCCCCGGCTCAACGATGCCGGCGAGATCGCACAGTTGACCGTCAGTAGCCGCGTCTATGCGGCGGGATGGTCGCAAAGCGCCTATAACCAGTCGGCCAAGGCACAGGAAGGACAGGATGCTCAAGCCCTGATGGGCTATTCTGTTCAGCGCGTACTGGCGTCGATTGAGGACGACTGGAAGCGTCGGAACCTGATCGACTATTCCGGCGACAGGAACAAGATGGTCGTGACCGTGCCGTTGCAGTCCCTGAATGACTGGGTGACGCTGCGTAATGCGCTGGATCGTCTGGCAGTTGTCGACCACTACGTTCTGGAAAACCTGTCCACAACGCAGGCCGTTGTCGCATTGGACTATCTTGGAACGACGGACCAGTTGCAGACCGCTTTGGCGCAGGCCGACATGAACCTGCACTATGATACGGTAGAACAACGCTGGACCCTGGCGCTGCATTAA
- the ndk gene encoding nucleoside-diphosphate kinase, with translation MAIERTFSIIKPDATRRNLTGKINAMFEDGGLRVVAQKRIRMTREQAETFYGVHKERAFFNDLVEFMTSGPVVVQVLEGENAIARNREIMGATNPANADEGTIRKSFAESIEANSVHGSDAPETAAEEIAYFFAGSEIVG, from the coding sequence ATGGCTATCGAACGTACTTTTTCGATTATTAAGCCGGACGCAACGCGCCGGAACCTGACGGGCAAGATCAACGCCATGTTCGAAGATGGCGGCCTGCGCGTTGTTGCTCAGAAGCGCATCCGCATGACCCGCGAACAGGCTGAGACCTTCTACGGTGTCCACAAAGAACGCGCTTTCTTCAACGACCTGGTCGAATTCATGACCTCCGGTCCGGTTGTCGTTCAGGTTCTGGAAGGTGAAAACGCCATTGCTCGCAACCGCGAGATCATGGGCGCCACCAACCCGGCGAACGCTGACGAAGGCACGATCCGCAAGTCTTTTGCTGAGTCCATCGAAGCAAACTCCGTTCACGGTTCCGATGCACCGGAAACCGCCGCGGAAGAAATCGCTTACTTCTTTGCCGGTTCCGAAATCGTCGGTTAA
- the purM gene encoding phosphoribosylformylglycinamidine cyclo-ligase, whose product MVTDKKTNGLTYRDAGVDIDAGNALVDAIKPLARATRRPGADSSLGGFGGLFDPKAAGFKDPVMVAATDGVGTKLKIALETGKHDTVGIDLVAMCVNDLIVQGAEPLIFLDYFACGKLTVDVARDVVAGISDGCVQAGCSLIGGETAEMPGMYGDGDYDLAGFSVGAVERDGLLDGSQVKAGDVILGLASSGVHSNGFSLVRKILETNGLTFADPAPFAEGITIGEALLEPTRIYVKQVLAAFKTGGIHGLCHITGGGFYENLPRVYGEDLACRIKGNSWPALPVFEWLAKAGGIATREMLRTFNCGIGMALFVEADKTDEITAVLEEQGESVYRLGVMVERGDGPSVEIEGVE is encoded by the coding sequence ATAGTTACCGATAAAAAAACCAATGGCCTGACCTATCGCGATGCCGGTGTCGATATCGATGCGGGTAATGCGTTGGTCGACGCCATTAAACCGCTGGCCCGCGCGACGCGTCGGCCGGGCGCTGATAGTTCCCTGGGTGGTTTCGGTGGTCTGTTCGACCCCAAAGCCGCAGGATTCAAGGATCCCGTCATGGTCGCCGCGACCGATGGCGTGGGTACAAAACTGAAAATCGCCCTTGAAACAGGCAAGCATGACACGGTGGGGATCGACCTGGTCGCCATGTGCGTGAATGACCTGATCGTTCAAGGCGCGGAGCCACTTATCTTCCTGGATTATTTCGCCTGCGGAAAGCTCACGGTTGATGTCGCGCGCGACGTGGTCGCCGGTATTTCCGACGGCTGTGTTCAGGCCGGTTGCTCGCTCATCGGCGGTGAAACCGCTGAAATGCCGGGTATGTACGGCGATGGCGATTATGACCTGGCGGGTTTCTCAGTCGGTGCGGTCGAACGTGACGGCCTGCTGGACGGCAGTCAGGTCAAGGCCGGTGACGTTATCCTGGGGCTTGCCTCCAGTGGCGTTCACTCCAACGGGTTCAGCCTGGTTCGCAAAATCCTGGAAACCAACGGCCTGACCTTTGCCGATCCTGCCCCCTTTGCGGAAGGTATCACAATCGGCGAAGCCCTGCTGGAACCCACACGCATTTATGTGAAACAGGTTCTGGCGGCCTTCAAGACCGGTGGTATTCACGGCCTTTGCCACATTACAGGTGGCGGTTTTTACGAAAACCTGCCCCGTGTCTACGGCGAAGATCTGGCCTGTCGGATCAAAGGCAACTCCTGGCCGGCCCTGCCGGTCTTCGAGTGGCTGGCCAAGGCTGGCGGCATCGCCACGCGCGAAATGCTCCGCACCTTCAACTGCGGGATCGGCATGGCACTGTTCGTCGAGGCGGATAAAACGGACGAAATCACCGCCGTCCTCGAGGAACAGGGCGAATCGGTCTATCGCCTTGGTGTCATGGTGGAACGCGGCGATGGTCCTTCCGTCGAAATCGAGGGCGTGGAATGA